The Dermacentor silvarum isolate Dsil-2018 chromosome 7, BIME_Dsil_1.4, whole genome shotgun sequence genomic sequence CGGTGGGGCATCCGAAGCGCGAGATCCAGCCACTGACAAACGCGGAAATCACTGTAAGTGCCGTTATGTCAGTGAGAGGAAAATGCTTCAGGCCAGCGGGTGTAACTGATCTACCCAAGTGAGTGTGTAGCGAGCACATCGGGATGGTGGCAGCGGGCCAACGATGTCGATGTGAATGTGATCGAACCAGGCATCAGGTGGGCGAAAGGAATGAATTGGCGACTTCGTGTGTCGTGTCGACTGGGAGCGTTGACAGTGAAGGCATTCGCGAGCCCAGCGGCGCACGTCAGAGTTCACACTTGGCCACACAAAGCGGCAAGTAATTAGACGCTCGGTGGCACGAACTCCGGGATTACTTGCGCCGTGTAGATTGTCTACTACTTGATGGCGGAGTCTGAATAGAAGGAATGGGTGTATTAGACCCCTTGACACGTCGCAAGGGACAGTGCCTGAAGAAAATGAAAGGGGCACGTCAGACAGCGCTAATGAAGTAGCAGAGGACCAGAGGTTCCGAAGCTCGACGTCTGAACGCTGCGCTGTGGCAATTTCTTTGAAGTCAACTGTGTTCGTGGATATTCGGTTGATACGGGAGAAATTGTCTGCGGCTGCGTTGGCTGGGCCTTCAATATATTCTATGTCTATGGTGAACTCGGAGATAAAATTGAGGTGCCGTATGTCTCGTGCGCTATAACGCGGAGTTGCGCTGGAACTGGTTGTAAAACGGCGCCGAAAGCCGCACTAGAAGTATTGGTGCAATATGCAGAGGATGCACCAGCAGGGTGACATCTGCCGATACGTTTTTGGCAGCTTGGAAGGGTGCTGCGGCGTTGGTCGTCCAGGACAGTGGAGCGGACGGAGCTTTAGTGGTCTTGAGCCGCTCCCTCAGTGACATAACAATTCGGGAGATATTGGGAAAGACGGCGGTGGAGGCTGAGCAAAACAAGGAACTCATGGAGCTTTCGCAGTGACGGTGGGTGAGGAAACTCGCGCAAGGCCTGATTATTCTTTTTCAACGATCTTACTCCTTCGCGAGTTATGCGGTGTCCGAGGAACTCAGTGTCGTGAACTTCAAAGACACTTTTCGGAGTTGATAAGAAGGCCGTGTTCCTGAAGCCGGGAGCCGTAGCATGGGCAAATGGGTGCTATGCTGTTCGGGGGCAATACTAGTCACCAGGAGGTCATCGCGGTGTGCAAAGACGAAGGGGAGTCCCCGGTTGACCTAGTTGATAAACCTCTGGAATGTCTGAGCAGCGTTTCTCTACCGGAACGGCATGCGGACGTACTCGAAAAGAGCGAATGGTGTCGCGATTCCAGTTTTTAGGATGTCCACTGGCTTGACAGGAACTTGCTGGTAGGTTTTCACTAAAGCGATCTTGCTGAATATTACCGTTCCAGCTATAGGTTGGCTGCGAAGTCATGAATGTTAGGCAGATGATAGCGATCACGGATGGTGCGCGCATTGAGCGCATGGTAGTCGCCACATGGGCGCCAATTGCGTGGGTCACGCATGTATAGAACTGAAGACCGAATGCTCGACGAAGGACGGATGATAGCCAGTTGCAGCATGCAGTCGAATTTTCTCCTAGCGATGACAAGGCGGTCACCAGCGAGGCGTCTGGGTCGGCAGAGCACTGGGGGGCCTGTGGTGACAACATGATTCCTGACGGTGTGACGTACTGGCAGATCAAGATTGGAAGGTTTTTGACGGCTGGGAAGTCTGACAGAATTGAGGCGAACGTAGATGGTATCTGTGGTACCATTCTAGTGGTTGATGTCATAGGCACGAGGATGTCTTGTATAGACATCCTAGTCATCGTGCCCACGAGGCGACGAGCGTGGAGTATGGGCGAAGTAGGTCAGAAAATCCGCGCCCAATATGGTACGTCTCCAACAATGCACACTTCGTTTGTAGCGGGGTTAAATCACGCCGTGTTTCATCCGAAGTATTACAGGCAAGTGCTTTTTCTAGCAGCCTAATGATGAAGTTTCTGTTGTGTGGAACACTGCCTTTTTGTCTCTGCGAATTTCAAGCTACTTTGTGAGAGGCGCCACTCCCATAACTACGGCGATGGACGTGGAGTCACCTGGAGGGGTGCCGGGTTCTTCCACGTCAACGGCGGCCGCTCCTAGATACTGGTCTAGTCACCCGAGGACACTGTGATCTACTCAGCGACCAGTGATGAGACCTCGAATGACAGTGACTTCGTGGCCGCAGCAAAGTACAAAACAAAGAGAAGACTCGTCAGGACATCTTCCACAATCACCAAAACTGTGATACTGCCGCGAGAGTCATCGGACCACACAATTTTATTTGTGCCTGTGGCTGCTAGCGACAATTTAAACCAGCTCAACCGCCAAGCTACATCTGTGTCGCTCGAGGCCCTTGTTCTGGGTGAGATCAAAGATGTAGGAATCAACACCCGTTAGGGCATTCTCGCTATAGACGTCACAAACCGCAACACGTAAGACGTTTTGAGGAACGTCAAGGTGCTGGGTAATACCAACGTACGCTGCTGTAAGCAAGCTGATCATGACTGTACGGCCGGTGTTGTGTATGACGTTGACGATTCAGTACGCGATGCTGAACTACATATACTCATCAAGCCGGCGACAGAGATAACTGCAATATTGGAATCCCGTCGCTTAGGGAATTCGCACTGCGGGAAGATAACTTTTAAAGGAGACAGCCTACCATCACGCCTCAAGGTCGGCCATTTTCGACAAGTAGTACGGCCTTTCTTGCCAAAGCCATTTGAGTGCCGGAAGTGTCAATGGATAGGGCATGGTAGTGCGGTTTGCACAAATGCTGCCGTGTGCTCACGATGCTCTGGGTCGCACAGCTCCGACGTCTGTCGTGCAGAAAACCAAAAAGTGCTTCAATTTTCAAGGCTCTCCCGATGCATATCTTCAACGAATGAGCAACATGTGAAAAATGAGATAAAAATCTTGAGTCAAATGGTCAGGGATGGCTCGTCGCACAGAGACGCTGTCGCTAAGGTGCGATGTCGGCGTTCACATCGCCGGATGTCCTCTATGAAATCCACTGCTATTGCTAAGGGTGTACCGCGTCCACTGACAGTCCACACACTTGCACAAACAACTTGGAATGCTAGCAGCGAGGATCGCGAGCAGGAAGTCTCTAATACCATTGCTTCATGCGAGGAGTGGTCACCGAGGCCGCGGCTAGACCAACCAGCGGAGCAGCAACGTGTAGCACGCGCGCCGAATCATGCGTCACCTTCATACAGCAGCCAAGAAGACGACAAACCAGTTGTCGCCATATTAGGGGCTCTTATGACCACGTTCCGAGCACTACTGACTGCCATACACTGCCGACATCCGCTAGCTCTCACAATACACGGTACGTATGTGTTTTACAAAtgggcgagcaaaaaaaaaagcacacaaacaGAAAAACCGTAACAACaagtttctcagaaaaaaaattacaaggcAAAGAAATGATGAATGTTGCTGTAGTATGATGATGTAGTGTTGTTACGGGGGCGTACGCATACTAGCAGCTGCGAGCTTGCAGTAGGCGCCAGCACCTGACATTCCCAATACAGCGTACGTCACCATGCATTATTCAGTGCTTGTATTGAACGCATTCTTATTTCGAGACACGCAGACTCGATCCTAGCTATCTGCTTGACGTGAAGGTATGTAGTGTGCCTGATTTTGCTTTCCGTGTGCGCTCGTCTCCCCGCGGACAACCGATTAATTGAAAAGTGGGGTCTCGTGCATTACCAGTGATTGTCATGCATTTCAGATTTAAAACATTCCTAACCACATTGTGCTTCATCGGTTTCGTCCCTGCTACAATATTGTTCTGTGTTTTCCACGCGCACCGCACAAGCAGGACAGTGGACCAAAAGGCGGGTAAATTAGTGCTACCCGGCGTCCTCTATGTAACCAGGGAACAGGCTTTTCGCAAAAAAACTGTCCACAACGCGTATGCATTATCAGCAAAACTCCCTGCAGCAAGCACGAATGCCGCATTTCATCATGCGAATGAAGGAGTAGTCGAGTGCTTTGCAGAAGGTAGTATTTCGGGAAGAAAGAACTCGACATGCGTCTGCAAAAAGGGCTGGAATGGGCTAGACTGCTCCATTCCTGACGCCGTTTGGTTTACTGAAGTGTTCAAAATCTGGTATTCCAAGGGTCTTATTCGACGCCGTTCGAGGCCACGCACAATTATCAATGGACTGGTATTCAACCACGAGCTTGACCTTCTGGAAATACGAGTAAAAGAGCTGGGCGATGCTGTTGACTATTATCTCGTTGTCGAATCCACCTACACTTACTCCGGCTCAGAAAAACCACTGTACCTCCGCTCGAACCTGAGTGCCGGATTTAtgcgtgcgcatgcgcacaagatTGTCCCGATATCTGTGGACTTCTACAACTACGACGGCGGCGATCCGTGGGGTCCCGAAAACTACTTCCGCACATCAGTCTGGTACGAAGGTCACCGTCGGCTAAAGAACATCCGAGATGACGACCTTTTCATCATGTCAGATGCCGACGAGATACCTAGCCGAGACGTGGTGCTCTTCCTGAAGCATCATGATGGATACGGAGAACCGATGTTATTGCGCCTGCGATGGCTTATGTACGGCTTCTTCTGGGAGAACCGCATGCCGGTCGATGTGAGTGGTGCGTGCACTGTAGCTTTTATGCGGGAAGTCTATGGAAACGATTCACTGCGTCTCCGTTCGATGAGAACCTTCACGCGCAATAACATGTCGAACACTGGGACGTTCAGCCAAAAGTGGATCATAGAGGGCACATCGCCACGCTACGCCGGGTGGCACTGTTCATGGTGCTTTGACGCTGAGGGAATACAGGTGAGAGGACCAATTTCTCCGTAAAGTTTTTATCAGATGAGATCTTTATACGTGGTAGCTTTATTGTTGCTGGAAAATGATACGGTGAAGCATCGTACTCTCAACACGTACATCTGAGGAAAGGTGCACATTTCGAACTTTTTCATTGCTAGGAGGCATAGTTGGCTCTAAATAATGCTAATACTAGGCGTAAAGTTTCCATTTATCGGAGTGAGAACTAATATAAGTTGAGCATATGTAATGGCGGAGCCACTTTTGATATGACGCATGGCCTATGGTAGGTGTAAATTGTCTCTGCAAATTTTCATGATAGCAATCCTACCTTTTATGACCGGCTTAATCAAAAGCGAGGCATGTTGACAATTACTATATTGTAATGAAGTAAAAGCTTGTGAAAGCAGACTAGTATACAATTTCCGAGGCTGTCACAGTTTATGTCGTCCGCGTCATCACCATCACCAAGCTGTACAACGGAAAACAGCCTTTGGAACAAGCAATGTACATACCAGCTGGTACGGGATAGTGCCATCAGTAAGTTCGAAGGTTATTTAGGTCAAGCGCAAACGGACATGAACGCCGAGAAGAACAAGACGCCAACTTTGAACAACGCTCACCGAAAAGCCTTCATGCTGATGTATCAACAAGCACAAACCTCCACacttatcagcaatttcgattgCATAATTATATTGTGACTTGTACGTAAGCCGACACACTAGAAGCGAATTAAAACTTCAGGACATGTTTGCCAAGAAATAGTGAGCATTGCGCAATGCTCACTCTTTTCAAATCTATAGCTCATTCTCTTTTTTTCCTGAACGCTTATTCGTCCTCATTCGCTGAAAATCTCTGCTCCGGTGGTACACGCGTGTGGTAGTGACTTTGCGTGCGTTCTAACGTCAAGAGAATATTTCTCGTGTTTGGTATTTGGTGTAGTCACGACCATCTGCCTGCACGCGGGGGGCTGTGATGTTAACACGTGCGGACTTATTGAGCGGATGAATGTGCTTACAGATACGCAGAGGTTTTGTAATTTGTTGAGGGTGCCTGGGCTGTGCCATTCACTTTGAGTTCGGTTCCAGCTTCGAATGCCTGTGTACGCAAGATTCTGTACAGGACTCCGGTTAGGAGGAGCAAGGCGACACGTCAAGTACAGCGATAAGCTTGTGCCGTGTGACTTCTTAGTTAATAAAACTCACgagtaaacgtttttttttcacgACGAAGTTTAATCAGCGCCCTTCACAAGCCTTGTGTATTAAGACGATCGCAGTAGTCGACACCGTACTTGACGTTCATAGATAAAGATGGATTGGAGTGCACAGCATAATTTGCAAATACAATGCGtaatttttcagaaaaaaaaaacaggcagcgtgcactagtggtgcaaggctggagtaaacagcggagctggtgatcaacctagcttcttccaggttttactaggcttggctaagtttagCTAGGAACTGCTAAGTGctactaggcacggtattccgaatcggctcggcGCCGACACGCAGATTCTAGCTTGGCCGCgagacgcgcttcaagatgagcggcggcttcttcgggtgtccggatcttctttggtcgtcccatgtcgaGGCTACACGTACTCGCCCcaaagtcaacgagagttctagctttatctccccggttacgccacggccaagctgcgccgcCACAcatgccggggcgtggctggtagaaacctgccaagccgccgccagaggtgcctgccgcagtcacggacaccgcacgcgttcggcgcgaacgcggggaaacggggaaacacggatcggcgtcggcagtagctctgcgcgttgcctcgttggtgctgctacaatttctttctttctgtcgctcgctctcattttctctttctcttcccgGCGCGCGCTATGCTAACCTTTTCCTATCCTTAACGTCCaagtcaaggcaacatgtgcacggtgcggagaggaggcgaagcacgggccgttccgcgaggtggttgctaggcaacgaaggagacgtcatcgctcagcgaggtttCGTTGGCGACACAcagactgacggtcggcttaaacagctccgctgttaaaacacgcACTCGTCTTGTTGAAGAGGAGTGCTAAGCATGTTGTCAAACGAAAGCAAGTTATATACTATGTGGGCTACTACGTGCGCGTACACCTGTCGTATTCACTCGGCTGCAAACTGAGCGCATGCCTAATGGACGACATAGCAGCAAATTCGCAACAGATATTAGCCGCTGTAGCCCGAATGATGCAGCAGCTCTAAGAACGGGACCCCAAGTACGCAcgataaaagaaaagaaaactcttGTTGGTACTACAAACCTTAACTCCTGAGAATACAATATGGGGACGCAGCCGTTTTACGCCTAATAATGAACTGTCAAATTTACTACGTCAAACACTTTTTCCTAACTTGTATGCGGAGTATACCTGTATATAAGAGAGACGTGGCAAATCGTTTTCAATCCCTGCGACCCGAACAAATTGTTTCGaaaacgaaagagagagaaagaaaaataaaagcaaagAGGTTAACCACGTTGTCCTGCTTTGCTAAcgtacactgggggaagggaaagttGGCAGAGAAGGAGAaacgagagagagaaggagaggaaGAACAAGtgacgcgcgcgcacacacagcagCCTCCACCGCACTATACATATGGTCGCAGAGTTCCTACGGCTTCGAAAAATGCCTCAACACTCTCGTAGCCGTCGCTCACTGTGCTCGGACGATGGCTTTAGTGGCTCAGTGGTTTTGGCACCAAACTTGTACTCCTGATCAAATTCACTATCTAACTTCCTT encodes the following:
- the LOC119459020 gene encoding beta-1,4-mannosyl-glycoprotein 4-beta-N-acetylglucosaminyltransferase isoform X7 → MHFRFKTFLTTLCFIGFVPATILFCVFHAHRTSRTVDQKAGKLVLPGVLYVTREQAFRKKTVHNAYALSAKLPAASTNAAFHHANEGVVECFAEGSISGRKNSTCVCKKGWNGLDCSIPDAVWFTEVFKIWYSKGLIRRRSRPRTIINGLVFNHELDLLEIRVKELGDAVDYYLVVESTYTYSGSEKPLYLRSNLSAGFMRAHAHKIVPISVDFYNYDGGDPWGPENYFRTSVWYEGHRRLKNIRDDDLFIMSDADEIPSRDVVLFLKHHDGYGEPMLLRLRWLMYGFFWENRMPVDVSGACTVAFMREVYGNDSLRLRSMRTFTRNNMSNTGTFSQKWIIEGTSPRYAGWHCSWCFDAEGIQPFP
- the LOC119459020 gene encoding beta-1,4-mannosyl-glycoprotein 4-beta-N-acetylglucosaminyltransferase isoform X6, producing MHFRFKTFLTTLCFIGFVPATILFCVFHAHRTSRTVDQKAGKLVLPGVLYVTREQAFRKKTVHNAYALSAKLPAASTNAAFHHANEGVVECFAEGSISGRKNSTCVCKKGWNGLDCSIPDAVWFTEVFKIWYSKGLIRRRSRPRTIINGLVFNHELDLLEIRVKELGDAVDYYLVVESTYTYSGSEKPLYLRSNLSAGFMRAHAHKIVPISVDFYNYDGGDPWGPENYFRTSVWYEGHRRLKNIRDDDLFIMSDADEIPSRDVVLFLKHHDGYGEPMLLRLRWLMYGFFWENRMPVDVSGACTVAFMREVYGNDSLRLRSMRTFTRNNMSNTGTFSQKWIIEGTSPRYAGWHCSWCFDAEGIQVRGPISP
- the LOC119459020 gene encoding beta-1,4-mannosyl-glycoprotein 4-beta-N-acetylglucosaminyltransferase isoform X1, coding for MHFRFKTFLTTLCFIGFVPATILFCVFHAHRTSRTVDQKAGKLVLPGVLYVTREQAFRKKTVHNAYALSAKLPAASTNAAFHHANEGVVECFAEGSISGRKNSTCVCKKGWNGLDCSIPDAVWFTEVFKIWYSKGLIRRRSRPRTIINGLVFNHELDLLEIRVKELGDAVDYYLVVESTYTYSGSEKPLYLRSNLSAGFMRAHAHKIVPISVDFYNYDGGDPWGPENYFRTSVWYEGHRRLKNIRDDDLFIMSDADEIPSRDVVLFLKHHDGYGEPMLLRLRWLMYGFFWENRMPVDVSGACTVAFMREVYGNDSLRLRSMRTFTRNNMSNTGTFSQKWIIEGTSPRYAGWHCSWCFDAEGIQVKLAAAQRDDGVRWGDIAEKTDLGYINSLRKNGRLFDDSQPLSHCDSNDTAPAYVKENAERFRWLMRP
- the LOC119459020 gene encoding beta-1,4-mannosyl-glycoprotein 4-beta-N-acetylglucosaminyltransferase isoform X3, coding for MHFRFKTFLTTLCFIGFVPATILFCVFHAHRTSRTVDQKAGKLVLPGVLYVTREQAFRKKTVHNAYALSAKLPAASTNAAFHHANEGVVECFAEGSISGRKNSTCVCKKGWNGLDCSIPDAVWFTEVFKIWYSKGLIRRRSRPRTIINGLVFNHELDLLEIRVKELGDAVDYYLVVESTYTYSGSEKPLYLRSNLSAGFMRAHAHKIVPISVDFYNYDGGDPWGPENYFRTSVWYEGHRRLKNIRDDDLFIMSDADEIPSRDVVLFLKHHDGYGEPMLLRLRWLMYGFFWENRMPVDVSGACTVAFMREVYGNDSLRLRSMRTFTRNNMSNTGTFSQKWIIEGTSPRYAGWHCSWCFDAEGIQNSRAPCAFLAGGEKVHVHVIAHMQLVYFWIMCCLTPATITT
- the LOC119459020 gene encoding beta-1,4-mannosyl-glycoprotein 4-beta-N-acetylglucosaminyltransferase isoform X5, whose translation is MHFRFKTFLTTLCFIGFVPATILFCVFHAHRTSRTVDQKAGKLVLPGVLYVTREQAFRKKTVHNAYALSAKLPAASTNAAFHHANEGVVECFAEGSISGRKNSTCVCKKGWNGLDCSIPDAVWFTEVFKIWYSKGLIRRRSRPRTIINGLVFNHELDLLEIRVKELGDAVDYYLVVESTYTYSGSEKPLYLRSNLSAGFMRAHAHKIVPISVDFYNYDGGDPWGPENYFRTSVWYEGHRRLKNIRDDDLFIMSDADEIPSRDVVLFLKHHDGYGEPMLLRLRWLMYGFFWENRMPVDVSGACTVAFMREVYGNDSLRLRSMRTFTRNNMSNTGTFSQKWIIEGTSPRYAGWHCSWCFDAEGIQISSSAFP